DNA from Corynebacterium aurimucosum ATCC 700975:
TTCGCTCCGCCAGCTCTACTGCTTCCAGATCAGGCCTTATCCACGCTCCCCTTCCGGGAAGGCGACGGCTGGGATCCGGAACGACACGGCGCCCTGAGGGATCACCCTTGTCGGCGACCACCCTCAGCAGTTCCGTGTCGGGATGCTTTTGACGCGTAGCGATACAGGTGCGGAGACGCTGTCCTTGAGACATCCAACTCCTTAGGTCATATCGCTACTGTTGCTACGCCACAGCATTCCTGCATGTGGGCCGTTGTCTAGTCTACGCTAAAATAGGCCAAACCTTTAATTCCACCGCAGGCTGCTCGGAAAGCTAATCCCGAGCGGCATCGGAGTGAATATCAATCTTCCATCCGGTCAGGCGAGCTGCGAGGCGAGCGTTCTGGCCTTCCTTGCCGATAGCGAGCGAAAGCTGGTAGTCCGGCACGGTTACCTTGGCCACCTGCGCTTCCTCGTCGAGGATTTCCACGCGCACGACCTTCGACGGGGCGAGAGCATTGCCCACGTACACGGCTGGGTCTTCGTTGAAGTCGATGATGTCAATCTTCTCACCACCGAGTTCACGCATCACGTTGCTGACGCGGGAGCCCTTCGGGCCGATACACGCACCCTTGGCGTTGAGGCCCTTGGCATGGCCGCGAACGGAGATCTTGGAGCGGTGGCCAGCCTCGCGAGCGATGGCGATAATCTCGACCGCACCGTCGGCGACCTCCGGAACCTCCAGCTCAAAGAGGCCGCGAACCAGCTCCGGGTGAGTACGAGACAACGTGATCTGCACCTTAGCGCCGTTACGGTTCACGCCCACGACATAGGCCTTGACGCGGTCACCGTGCTCGAGCTTCTCCCCCGGCAGCTGCTCAGCAGGCAACAGGAAAGCATCCTGGGAATCGTGTTCGGTGCCCAATTGCACCACAACGACGCCGCGATTGTTGGCGTGGATATCGCGCTGGACGACGCCCGACACCACCGTTCCGGTCAGCTCAGAATAGGAATCATAGGTTCGCTCAGCCTCGTTCTCTCGCAACTTGCGCAGGATGGCATCGCGGACCGCCTGCGCGCCGATGCGCCCAAAGTTGTCCGGGGTGTCGTCGTACTCGCTGATGACCTCTCCGGTCTCCCGATCACTTTCGGTCACGATGACAGTGACGGCGCCGCTGTCGGCGTCGATGTCTACGCGCGACTTCGTGCCTTCCGCCTTTGTCTCAGCGGATTCCGCACGGTGGTCCAGGTAGGAATACAAAAGGGCACCCGCGATAGCTTCGAGCAGGTCCTTCACGGGGACGCCGCGCTCGCGCTGAATTGTGCGGAGTGCCTCTAGGTCAATATTCACTTGTTAGTCCTCTCGGGTTGCCGAGTTCTGCTCGGCGAAGTCGAACGTCTGCATAGCCGCCTCCAGCTCCACGGCTGAAGGCTGAGCAAATTCAATTTCTACCACTGCACGGCTTAAGTTTTCCAATCGCTCAATCTGGTAACGCACCTCCTTCTTCACCATCGTGATAAGCGCCACGGATTCTTCGTCCTCAGACAGGGCGCCGATGCGGGCGACGCGAGTGGTTCCAGGTTCCTCGGCAAGCGCGTAACCAACGAGCCTTCCTTGGTTGCGGCGCCAATGGCGCGAGGCACTCAGCGGGAAGTCCACACCTGGCGTCGACACTTCCAAGGTGTAGCCCGCGCCAAAATTGAGGGTGCCCGCTTCCTCCTGGGCATCAAAGATCTCGGAAATCTCCTGCGAAAGTTCCTCAATAAGATCGGAGCTCGGGCGCTCATCGCCATCGATGCGGATGATGACCTGAGACTTCTTACCAGCTCGCGTGGTCTTCACATCTTCGATGTCGAGGCCGCGTGCGGCGGCGACAGGCTGCAGAATTTCGGTTAGTTGCGCGGGTGTTGGGAATGCCATGCGCTCTAGACTAGGTCACCCGGGTAGGGTCTATCGCGTGAACCGCCGAGTAGTTGTCCCCACCCTGCTTGCTTGCGCTGCCCCCTGGCTGGGCGGCTGCCAAGCCACCGACGCGATCGTGGATTATTTTGGCCCCCACGCAGACCCCACCCTCACGTCGCTTGCTCAAGCCGCCAGCGCGGATGCTCTCGCCTTGGAAGAGCTTGATGCGGATGCCGCAGCCCTGCGCGCGCAGCACGCAGACGAGCTTTACTCCGAAATTGAGCGCCTCTGCGGCCGCGACGAGGAAGGACACGTTCCGCGCTCCTGCGAAGTGAATCGTGAGGGTGAAGCACACGAGGCCACTGATGCGGCTGCCGTGCTCGCCGCAGCTTCTTCATCGACTGAAGAGCAGCTTGACGCAGTCTCCCCGGAATCTCGGCCCTTGCTCGTCGCCCAAGCCATCGCAATGGAGGCCCGCTCCACCGATGAACCGGGCGCTGTGCCGGAGCTGACGGAGGATGACGCTGACCTCGCCACCGAACTTTTGGACTGGGAATACCAGCAGGTGTATGCCTTGGACTTTGCTCGTTCCTATGTCACACCTGACGTCGAAGAGCTGGTTGATGAGCGCCTCGCTCTGCACGAGAACCGCGTCCTCGCGCTCCAAGAAGCAGTAGCCAAAATCGGACCAGTGCCACAGCCCGCAGCGGCCTACACCTCGTCGTCCGGTGAGCTGCCCGTAGACGCCGCCTCAGCGCGCGCGTTCCTTGACTACGTCGCGCATAGTGACGCGGTGACATGGGCCTCCGCCGCCTCACAGGAGGTGCCCGACCAAGCGGCACCCAATGCTGAATGGCGAAGCTGGCTTATTTCTGTAGCCGCCCAATCTCACCGCATCAGTGCAGCTTAATTCCTCCCTCGCGGGCTCGATTTTCCTGAGCTACCGACGTTTGGCGTTCTTTTCGGCGTACAGCGACCAGGCATAGCGCATGACCGGAATCTGCAACGGCAGACGCACCGCGTGGTAGATCTTCTTGCCGGTTGATGCCTTGCCGCTTTCTAAGTCCCTGTAGGCCTGGTAGAAGTTCGCCGGCCACACGGCGGCGAACAAAGCTAGGGCTGAAAGGCCGCCTGCAGGTCGCGTCGATGGGTTCGCCAGGAGTGCACCGGTCACCACTTCCCAGGCCCCAGAGGTGAAGTTGTAGAAGCGAGCCGACCCTGGAAGTTGTGGTGGGATGATGGACTCGAAGGGCTTCGGCTTAGCAAAATGCAGCACTCCCATGGCAGAGAGTGCTGCAGCCATTGAATATGTCAGTGCGGGGTTGTGAGAACTCATACCCGCGAGACTACGCGCTTAACGCACCTAGCCGCGGATGAGCTCCGTTAAGGTGTCCACGATGGAGTCTGCGGGGACCTCACGGGTTTCGCCGCCACGGATGCGCAACTCAATGATGCCATCAGCGAAAGCGCGGCCCAGGATGGCGATGAACGGCATGCCCAGGAGCTCGGCATCCTTGAACTTCACGCCCGGGGAGACCTTGGGGCGGTCGTCGTACAGCACCTCGATGCCTGCGCGATCCAGATCCTCGACCAGCTTCTGACCTGCTTCGAGGGCAGCGGCGTCCTTGTTCGCTACGGCCACGTGCACCTGGTACGGGGCCACGGCCACTGGCCAGTTGAGGCCCTTCTCATCGTGGCGTTGCTCCGCCAGCACGGCGAGCATGCGCGTCACACCAATGCCGTAGGAGCCCATGGTCGGCACGGCGCGCTTGCCGTTCTCATCCAGAATCTGAACATCGAAAGCCTCGGTGTACTTGCGGCCCAACTGGAAGATGTGCCCTAACTCGATACCGCGCTCCAGCGTCAGCGTTCCCTGCCCATTCGGCGCCGGATCGCCTTCCTTGACCTCGGCGGCCTCGATGAACTCATCCACGGTGAAGTCGCGGCCAGCCACCAGTCCGACGACGTGGCGCTGCGGGGCATCCGCGCCGGTAATCCAGGAGGTACCGGAAACCACGCGCGGGTCAGCATAAACCTTCACGTCGTGGGCATTCAGGACACGCGGTCCGACATAGCCCTTGACCAGGAAGGAGTTCTTCTTGAAGTCACCCTCACCGGCGAGCTCAAACTCAGCCGGCTCGAGAGAAGCCTCCAGGCGCTTCTCATCCAAGGCGCGATCGCCCGGAATAAGAACAGCGGCGAGCTCCCATTCCTTCTCTTCCTCCGTGGCTGCGGGGGCGGCCACCTTGATCATCATGCACTTGAGGGTGTCCGCTGCGGTGACCTCGCGGCCGTCGACAGTAATGCCGGCACCCTTAGCCCACTCCACCAAAGACTCAATGGTCTCGGATTTCGGAGTCTCATGCTCCTGTGCCTCCGGCAGGCCCTCGAAGGAGATTTCCTCCGGTGCCTGGGTCACCACTGCTTCCACGTTGGCGGCGTATTCGCCCTCCGTGGCGCGCACGAAGGTATCTTCGCCTACCTCAGATACGGCGAGGAATTCCTCAGAGGCCGAACCACCCATCGCACCAGAGGTGGCCTTGCAAATCGCGTAATCGATCTCCAGGCGGTCAAAAATGTTCTGGTAAGCCTTGCGGTGGCGGGCATAGGACTCATCGAGCCCCTCATCCGTCATGTCGAAGGAATAGGAATCCTTCATGGTGAACTCGCGGCCGCGCAGCACGCCGGCACGCGGGCGCTCCTCATCGCGGTACTTCGTCTGGATCTGGTAGAGCGTGACTGGGAAATCCTTGTAGGAGGAGTACATATCCTTCACCGCAGTGGTGAACATCTCCTCGTGGGTCGGGCCCAGCAGCATGTCCGCACCCTTGCGGTCCTTGAGACGGAACAGGTTATCGCCGTATTCCGTCCAGCGGTTCGACTCCTCGTAAGGCTCGCGCGGCAGCAGCGCCGGGAAGAGCATCTCCTGGCCGCCGATGGCGTTCATCTCCTGACGGATAACGTCTTCAATCTTGCGCATGGCACGCAGCCCCAGTGGCAGCCAGGTGTATACACCCGGCGCGACGCGGCGCACATAACCTGCGCGGACGAGAAGCTTGTGGCTGGGGACTTCGGCATCAGCCGGATCCTCACGAAGAGTGCGGAGGAAAAGCTCAGATAGACGTGTAATCATGGTTGCTCAGTTTACATCGCTAGCATGTAGCCATGCTGATCATCCTCCCTCCTTCTGAGACCAAAGCACACGGCGGCAGCGGCGCAGCCCTGAACTGGGACGAGCTTTCCTTTTCCGCGCTGAACCCGATCCGCCAAGAAATCGCCGCAGAGTTGTCATCCCTCGACGTCGATGAAGCGCTGGAGGTGCTCAAACTCTCTGAGAAGCTGCGCGGGGAAGCCGAGTCTAACCGCGAGTTGGCATCCTCCCCAACCATGCCCGCGCTGGAGCGTTTCACCGGCGTGCTGTACGACGCCCTCGACGCCCCCACCCTCCCCCCGGAAGCGCGGCGCTACCTCGCCGTGGGCGATGCGTTATTTGGTCTAGTGCGCGCCGATGACCTCATCCCCCACTACCGGCTTTCCGGTGGCACCAAGTTGGGTGGGCGCACATTGAAGTCACGCTGGGGTACGGCCATCACCGATGAGCTGCGCGCGCTTGTCGACGCTGACGAGTTCCTCATCGACATGCGCTCGGGCACCTACCAACAACTGGGCAAGCTCAAGGACGCCGCCACCGTGCGCGTGGAGTCAGTGCAAGAGGATGGCTCCCGGAAGGTGGTCTCTCACTTCAACAAGCACTACAAGGGAGAGCTCGCCCGCGTGCTGGCCCTGCAGGGCGAGAATGTCTCCTCCCTCGAGAATGCCGCCCGCGTAGCCCAGGAGGCGGGCATGAGCACCGAACTGCGCGGCACCGAGCTGGTGCTCGTGGTCTAGCTTCCCCCTAAACCAATGGGTTATAGCGCAAACTATTGCGCTTGAGCTCGCACTCGGTAGCGATAGCGATACCGGAGGCAATCTCGCCGCGCTCGCGAAGGCGGAACATGGCGTCCACGACGCGATCACGCAATCCCCACGGGTCGATGGTGTTGATATAGACCTTCGTGCCGCCCTCGAAGCCTGCCAATGTGGACACGCGCAGCTTGATCATGACGCGCCATGGTTGCGGCAGATCCACGCTGGGTGGGCGGTGGTGCCATTCTTCATTGCAGGCCACGTCCGGCCCCACCGCGGCGTGGGCTGCGTGGATCAGATCCGACATTCCACGTACTTCATCCGGGTTCTGGTCCCACGGCTCGCAGCGCGGTGACTTGGAGAAGATCTCCAGCGTGGGATAGCGGTGGCCAAATCCGGCGAAGAGCACCGCATAATCATTTTCTGCGATGACGAGGTTGCGTTTTGCCGCATAGCCCACAGCCCAATCGTTGTACATGTTGGGGTGCGCCCGCAGAATCGCATTTTCCTGGTGGGCGGCCATACCCAGGGCGTCAATCGCGACGAGCTGCTTGTGCAGGTGGTCGAAGGACGCACCCGCCGGCGCTAGCCAGTTCTGGAACACGGCGACATAAGAGGCGTAGCGGTTGCGCTGATAGAGCTCTCGCGTCGATTCCGCAGTAAATGTTGTCAGCAGGTAGTGCTCATCGGGGCTCAGCGTGCCGGAGGAGGCTAGCTGACTGTCATCGACCGCCCCATCCGCGAAGTGCCGCGAGGAGATAATGACATCATGTCCGCCGCCGAAGAAACCATCGGCGAGGGCGAGCAAAGAATCGTCATCCAGCGCGGCATCCTTGCCCGCTGCCTTGAGCTTGGTGCGCACCACATTGAGTACGTGCAGGCGCCCAGCCTCGTCAGCCTCGTAGCTTTCTTTGTGACGAGCCAGGTCTGGGTCCATGGTGAAGCCATAGTTCTCGTGCCAGTAGTCATAAGACACGATTTCAAAAAGGTTCGGAACGCGGCGAAACAGCGGCTGAGAATTATCCAGCTCGTGTGGAAGAAGGCCGCGCTGAATCTCCCCCGAGGCCAAGATGCGGGACTTTTCCGGTGGGGTATCCAACATGCGGCCTGAGCAAAAGGCACAGCTGTGTGTCAAGGCATCGGGGCCCAGCGGCTGCGGGTCCTTCGCCGGATGAGAGAGCGGGCGATTGCCACGTCCCGGCACCGTCCACACCTCCGTTCCGGAGAAAGGGTTGACCTGTTTGACGGTCCCATCCGCCATGGTCTGGATAGGTTCAACGCGGCTAAAAAGTGCTTCGCTCATGCAGCCCAGCGTAGACCTCCCCGCCTGCCGGTGCGACTAGACTTAGGCCCCATGCAGCACCGATTCTTTGAAGTAGATGTCTTCGC
Protein-coding regions in this window:
- the nusA gene encoding transcription termination factor NusA; its protein translation is MNIDLEALRTIQRERGVPVKDLLEAIAGALLYSYLDHRAESAETKAEGTKSRVDIDADSGAVTVIVTESDRETGEVISEYDDTPDNFGRIGAQAVRDAILRKLRENEAERTYDSYSELTGTVVSGVVQRDIHANNRGVVVVQLGTEHDSQDAFLLPAEQLPGEKLEHGDRVKAYVVGVNRNGAKVQITLSRTHPELVRGLFELEVPEVADGAVEIIAIAREAGHRSKISVRGHAKGLNAKGACIGPKGSRVSNVMRELGGEKIDIIDFNEDPAVYVGNALAPSKVVRVEILDEEAQVAKVTVPDYQLSLAIGKEGQNARLAARLTGWKIDIHSDAARD
- the yaaA gene encoding peroxide stress protein YaaA, with amino-acid sequence MLIILPPSETKAHGGSGAALNWDELSFSALNPIRQEIAAELSSLDVDEALEVLKLSEKLRGEAESNRELASSPTMPALERFTGVLYDALDAPTLPPEARRYLAVGDALFGLVRADDLIPHYRLSGGTKLGGRTLKSRWGTAITDELRALVDADEFLIDMRSGTYQQLGKLKDAATVRVESVQEDGSRKVVSHFNKHYKGELARVLALQGENVSSLENAARVAQEAGMSTELRGTELVLVV
- a CDS encoding proline--tRNA ligase; the protein is MITRLSELFLRTLREDPADAEVPSHKLLVRAGYVRRVAPGVYTWLPLGLRAMRKIEDVIRQEMNAIGGQEMLFPALLPREPYEESNRWTEYGDNLFRLKDRKGADMLLGPTHEEMFTTAVKDMYSSYKDFPVTLYQIQTKYRDEERPRAGVLRGREFTMKDSYSFDMTDEGLDESYARHRKAYQNIFDRLEIDYAICKATSGAMGGSASEEFLAVSEVGEDTFVRATEGEYAANVEAVVTQAPEEISFEGLPEAQEHETPKSETIESLVEWAKGAGITVDGREVTAADTLKCMMIKVAAPAATEEEKEWELAAVLIPGDRALDEKRLEASLEPAEFELAGEGDFKKNSFLVKGYVGPRVLNAHDVKVYADPRVVSGTSWITGADAPQRHVVGLVAGRDFTVDEFIEAAEVKEGDPAPNGQGTLTLERGIELGHIFQLGRKYTEAFDVQILDENGKRAVPTMGSYGIGVTRMLAVLAEQRHDEKGLNWPVAVAPYQVHVAVANKDAAALEAGQKLVEDLDRAGIEVLYDDRPKVSPGVKFKDAELLGMPFIAILGRAFADGIIELRIRGGETREVPADSIVDTLTELIRG
- a CDS encoding DUF4921 family protein, which encodes MSEALFSRVEPIQTMADGTVKQVNPFSGTEVWTVPGRGNRPLSHPAKDPQPLGPDALTHSCAFCSGRMLDTPPEKSRILASGEIQRGLLPHELDNSQPLFRRVPNLFEIVSYDYWHENYGFTMDPDLARHKESYEADEAGRLHVLNVVRTKLKAAGKDAALDDDSLLALADGFFGGGHDVIISSRHFADGAVDDSQLASSGTLSPDEHYLLTTFTAESTRELYQRNRYASYVAVFQNWLAPAGASFDHLHKQLVAIDALGMAAHQENAILRAHPNMYNDWAVGYAAKRNLVIAENDYAVLFAGFGHRYPTLEIFSKSPRCEPWDQNPDEVRGMSDLIHAAHAAVGPDVACNEEWHHRPPSVDLPQPWRVMIKLRVSTLAGFEGGTKVYINTIDPWGLRDRVVDAMFRLRERGEIASGIAIATECELKRNSLRYNPLV
- a CDS encoding DoxX family protein; the encoded protein is MSSHNPALTYSMAAALSAMGVLHFAKPKPFESIIPPQLPGSARFYNFTSGAWEVVTGALLANPSTRPAGGLSALALFAAVWPANFYQAYRDLESGKASTGKKIYHAVRLPLQIPVMRYAWSLYAEKNAKRR
- the rimP gene encoding ribosome maturation factor RimP, translating into MAFPTPAQLTEILQPVAAARGLDIEDVKTTRAGKKSQVIIRIDGDERPSSDLIEELSQEISEIFDAQEEAGTLNFGAGYTLEVSTPGVDFPLSASRHWRRNQGRLVGYALAEEPGTTRVARIGALSEDEESVALITMVKKEVRYQIERLENLSRAVVEIEFAQPSAVELEAAMQTFDFAEQNSATRED
- a CDS encoding YlxR family protein, which produces MSQGQRLRTCIATRQKHPDTELLRVVADKGDPSGRRVVPDPSRRLPGRGAWIRPDLEAVELAERTRAFRRALRMSTDVDTGHVREYLAARQQVQSAGNSPCDPELKRKTEH